GCCTCCCCCTCGATGTACAGGACCGAGAACGCCACCAGGTGGGGGAGGCGCCGGCCCGGGTCGCCGTGGACGACCACCTCGGGGATGGCGGCCAGGCCGTCCAGCAGGCGCCGGGACAGGCCGGCCAGGCGGTCGTGCTCGCCGGGGGCCTCGGCCACCCGGGCGGCGACGGCGGCGGCCATGGCGGCCGCGCCGGGCAGGTTCTCCATGCCGGCGCGGCGGCGGCGCTCGCGCTCGTCGCCCACCAGCACCGGCCGCAGCCGGGCCCGCCGTGAGGCGACCAGGAAGCCGGTGCCGGGCGGCCCGTAGACCTTGTGCCCGCTGGCCACCAGCAGGTCGGCGCCGAGGCCGGCCATGTCGACGGGCAGCCGGCCGACGGTCTGGCAGGCGTCGACCAGCAGCAGCGCCCCCCTTGCGTGGGCCGCCTCGGCCGCCTCCCGGACCGGCTGGATGGTGCCGACCTCGTGGTTGGCGTGCTGGAGGCAGACCAGCAGGGTGTCGTCGCGGACGGCAGCGGCCAGCTCGGCGGGGTCGACCCGGCCGGTGTGGTCCACCCCGACCTCCGTGACCTCGAACCCGTTGGCGGCCAGGGCCCGCGCCGGGGCCAGCACCGAGGTGTGCTCGACCACCGACACGACCAGGTGGCGGCGGCGCCGCGCCGCCCGGGCCAGCCCGGTCACGGCCAGGTTGGCCGCCTCGGTGCCGCCGGAGGTCAGCACCAGCTCGTCCGGGGCGGCCCCGACCGCCGCCGCCAGCCGCTCCCGCGACCGGTCCAGCAGCATCCGGGCCCGCCGGGCCCGCCCGTACAGCCGCGACGGGTCGCCGAAGCCGTCGGCCGCCTCGGCCATCGCCTCCCGGGCCAGCGGGTGCAGTGGCGTGGTGGAGGCGGCGTCCAGGTAGGTCTCGGCACGGCTCATCGCAGTAACAGTAGCGCCGCCGGCCCGCCCCGCATTCCCGGCTTCTACGGCAGGGGCAGCTCGTCGCGCTCCAGGACCCCGATCAGGCGGTCCAGGTCGGGGCCGAGGGGGCGGTCCCGGCCGACGGGAGCGACCAGCTCCCCGAGGCAGGCGGCGAGCGGGGCCAGCCCGGGTGCCGGGGTGGCCCCGGGGCGGCGGAGCCACCAGGCCTGGCGGGCGGCCAG
This sequence is a window from Actinomycetota bacterium. Protein-coding genes within it:
- a CDS encoding cysteine desulfurase family protein; translated protein: MSRAETYLDAASTTPLHPLAREAMAEAADGFGDPSRLYGRARRARMLLDRSRERLAAAVGAAPDELVLTSGGTEAANLAVTGLARAARRRRHLVVSVVEHTSVLAPARALAANGFEVTEVGVDHTGRVDPAELAAAVRDDTLLVCLQHANHEVGTIQPVREAAEAAHARGALLLVDACQTVGRLPVDMAGLGADLLVASGHKVYGPPGTGFLVASRRARLRPVLVGDERERRRRAGMENLPGAAAMAAAVAARVAEAPGEHDRLAGLSRRLLDGLAAIPEVVVHGDPGRRLPHLVAFSVLYIEGEALLLLLDAKGIAVHSGSSCTADTQEPSHVLAAMGAITHGSVRVSFLHDATEADVDRLLEVLPAAVADLREMAELDTRAVERAAEGQ